A region of the Dysidea avara chromosome 9, odDysAvar1.4, whole genome shotgun sequence genome:
cAGTgtatagcttacctatgaagctataaataggattttattttacataacagacgtgatatagttggtaaggataactagctattattgtcatgaccttttttttttggtcttcaactggttttcagcaagtttttttggtcttcaactgtttttcagaaaggtgccccccctctttccaaactagaaccccccttttggaaatcctgcctacgcccctggaGGTGGATCCAAATTATGAGGTACTGGTATATGTATGATACTAACTGTGCACCCTACACTACTATAATACAGCAAGTGATCGATATCGCTGTGAAGGAAGAGAATGATAAACTACTGGTGAAGTGTTCACATCATGGGTGTCAGCGGAGAGGAGAGTTCAAGGATTTTCTTGTAAGTGACTGCTTTGTGATGGGCATTGCTTTAATATTATAACAGGTACATTCTGATTATGAGTGTATGATGGACTCATACCCTCATGGTGTTCAGGTGAGGCAATATACAGTCATGTGATGTTGTACATGTAGCATTGCAGCCTGAGTCTGACTTCACACCATCCACTGGGCAATCTCAGCCTGATGAACAACTCCAGGTAACCTTAGATTTATTTCATATCCACCATAGCACGTGGAATGCACACAGATATATGGCAGTGTTCAGCAAAACAGCAGAGACAGTGAAGAGGTGTTTTTCACTTTTAACCATGGTAATCAAGATCTAGATCTGCATTACCCATCAGTGGTAAGTTGCTTAGCCTAAACCAGACAAGTGCGAAACCATTTTTCTTGCAGTACCTTGTATAGGTTACTAGAGGCCAGCCTTTTAGTATAAGTCTTTAAGTCTGGTGATCATTGCACATAGAACAATTAAAGGGGCCAGCAGCAAAAtgggacaagtgccatttgaaagaTTAGGTGACCACGTAATGGGCGTTAAGCAGAATTTTGGgacttaattaaatttttgtaatATTTGCTAAAAGTTATCGAGACTGCCATGAACTATTAAActctgttgtttacttagtgacaatattattcacatggttaaagcaataatttttagaaaatggaaaatctaaaatggcacatgtccccttttcccactgaccccttcaattgtgTTTCAAGAATTTAATACTGTATACCTAAAGTTCCATTAGACCATTACTTTAAAACTTATCGGTGCACATCACCTGTAGTGTATATTTAAATGCATGATTATGTATTCATGCTATAGGACATGGCACCTGTGATATCACAAATAAATGCCATAGGCGATCAGATTTATAGTGTTGTCTCAGAAGTGGTCCAGTTGACAGAAGCTATCAAGGAGACTAACAAGTTGCAAGTAACTGTAGTTGAACTCCAACAATCTGTGAAGGAAGTTCAATACGGAATGAAGACAGTGTGTATTATTTTTTATAATTATTCTGATGTTAATGTTTTTTTAATAATACAGGCTGTATGTTTGACCTGCATGAGATAatttcaattatttgtaaatgAGGTTGCATCCCAAAGATTTTCCAgtgctacatacataacttTGGATTGTAGATATTTGATTTGAAAATCTTTAGCTATGCAAATTACTATATGCTTGGGTGGGAGGGTGAGGAGTTATATTTGTAATAAGACTGAGATGCTTTCGTACATGTTTATACTACCATAAAATAGCTATGTTTGTTGTGTTCCCCCTTTTCTTGCACTTTTTACCAGACGTTCAACTATTCAGTCATTCCTGTCTGAGCTCCTGTATTGAGCTGAGTGTAGAAGAAGGGAACTTCTACCCATAGACAAGTGGCTAGCTATCTCAGGTAGGAAGATTGGAAGCTAGCAAAACAAAAGGGCGTAACTGTAGAAGAGGTGCCACAATGGTATACAACAGTACTGAAGATGTTATTGCAATGCTGTATGACTTTGAAGTGAGCTATAGTATACACAACCACTGGAATGGACTGTTGTGCTGGACTACACTATACTTATCaagcaaataattattttagtagCTGGCTTTTGCTCTACCAAATGTAGGAACTACTGCCTGTTCATTTACAAGGGTTGCAATTATATCAGCTTGTTTCCTAACCACTTCTGCAAATAGACATAGCAATTAGCTATAATTTAAAGCTGCACATTATCGTGTTTAAACTATAATTTAAAGAATTTCTTGATAGTGAATCTGCAGTGCGCAGTACATATTATGACAGAAAGTACTGTGCATCTTAgtgcagcggcggaggaagtagttgatatgaggggggctgggctgacccagacttatttgtatagttagaccaaaaaaaaaaaaaaaaaaaaaaggtctcaaccaactgacaagagctttccacctcaccagctaccatttctagctgataaactacataaaaatccttacatagctcgctacacactgactacttcattagagtgactgctctattagagtatctcgatctttatcacggttttcagccccactccaagaaagataattgcggtgtgatatcattctaagggggctaagcccccctcagcagactgaggggggggcttcagccccctagcccccccccccctttccgccgcctattattattaatactttacagaactgtacagatcaataaacaaaattaaacaatatttaagagcttataacaattaaattacagaactgaaggtctaccagtgtcttgcactggtagcctaTGTCTTAGTGTATGATATGAGAATCCAAGTCACAGCAAAGACGTTTAACCACTTTACTATACCCTGACCATATAAATAGTGGTACAGCTGCAGCTGGGAAAAGTTGATAGGTTCACCTTACAACACTGAAGACCACTTACCTGGGgtgaaaaaagtggtctggccatgtaaGGTTATATATTATAGTTTCTTGCAGTTTAGAATAGACCTCAAAGAAAAAATGTGAGTCCAATAGTCCAGTCCATTGATTGTATACAGCCTTCTCTAGTGAGTTCCCAGTGTAAGGAGACCTATCCCTGATTTTAGTAGAGAGTTTAAATACCATTCTGGAAAAGAGTATATAACACAGTATAACAGCAACTCTTTAAAAGTCAGTGCAGGGAGTTGTAGTTACTCACGCAAGATTTTTCCTTACTCTATGAAATATGATATTATCTCACCATTAATATCAGCTTATAAAATTCCTAAATGATGTACAATGAATTcaaaaacatacatacaaaatgcTCATTATAGACATCATATCACAACTATATATTTGATAGTCGCTACATTTCTTGGCTTGTATAAATGTCTCACTTTGGACACAACACGTTACTCTTGTTCCCAACTATTGCAACTCTTGTTCTCAACTGCTGTAAAGAGCAGCACAATAAAGAAAATTTCCACCATTGTATAATCGGTTACGTGTATATGTACTGAAGCTACATCAATGCATTTGTCACCAAtgctgttattattattttgtattcTGCACTGCCAGCATCATTGGTATAACAGTCTATGCTGCAGTAAGTAGTGGCAATCATACACAAGCATCTTTCACTATTTCAGTGGGGGTTATCATTTTGTTGCCACATCAATTTTGTTGTGGTACCTGCAATAattgtttacaaattgatataacagttattgtatGTTAACAAATTCATCACAGTAATGACGAGGGTGTCCATACTAATTCAAATGTGTacttatgtacatgtaaaca
Encoded here:
- the LOC136266568 gene encoding uncharacterized protein, with amino-acid sequence MYDTNCAPYTTIIQQVIDIAVKEENDKLLVKCSHHGCQRRGEFKDFLVHSDYECMMDSYPHGVQPESDFTPSTGQSQPDEQLQIYGSVQQNSRDSEEVFFTFNHGNQDLDLHYPSVDMAPVISQINAIGDQIYSVVSEVVQLTEAIKETNKLQVTVVELQQSVKEVQYGMKTAVCLTCMR